One stretch of Lysobacterales bacterium DNA includes these proteins:
- a CDS encoding helix-turn-helix transcriptional regulator encodes MVGLFALMGLVVAVSGWLTPGTIGWPQFALVYSLQIAAAFLLVGWLLLAVPDLAHKTQEAVAVSYAQSSLGRVDVDAASERLRQLFERERVYRDEALSLSKVAALVELSTHQLSELLNARFGLGFSRYVRQYRVAAARRMLVEEPRASVLSVGLSVGFGSQSTFYVAFKDEVGVVPGEYRRRQLGSDASSVPE; translated from the coding sequence GTGGTCGGTTTGTTCGCGCTGATGGGGCTGGTCGTGGCGGTGAGCGGCTGGCTGACGCCGGGCACGATCGGCTGGCCGCAGTTCGCGCTGGTGTATTCGCTCCAGATCGCCGCGGCCTTCCTGCTCGTCGGCTGGTTGCTGTTGGCGGTGCCGGATCTGGCGCACAAGACCCAGGAAGCGGTGGCGGTCAGTTATGCGCAATCTAGCCTCGGTCGGGTCGATGTCGATGCGGCTTCCGAGCGGCTGCGGCAACTGTTCGAGCGCGAACGGGTCTACCGCGACGAGGCCCTGAGCCTGTCCAAGGTCGCCGCCCTGGTCGAGCTGAGCACGCACCAGCTATCGGAACTGCTCAATGCCCGGTTTGGCCTCGGCTTTTCCCGTTATGTGCGCCAGTACCGCGTCGCGGCCGCGCGGCGAATGCTGGTCGAGGAACCGCGCGCCTCGGTGCTGTCGGTCGGCCTGTCGGTCGGGTTCGGTTCGCAATCGACCTTCTACGTCGCCTTCAAGGACGAGGTCGGCGTGGTCCCGGGTGAATATCGTCGGCGACAACTTGGCTCGGATGCATCATCTGTTCCGGAATGA